One genomic segment of Candidatus Binatia bacterium includes these proteins:
- a CDS encoding HD domain-containing phosphohydrolase → MISEGGQGRGRLLGSLASLAFAAQSAFDARGLVNALAQHVLEIAGADGFALFLLDYETGEMKGDAFERGERAPVGHARYAPRSNAFLERVLRREALVVETPAAATAPGSAIPWRDGSFESVLGVPVVVGTALLGVAVLGFRRGVTLTDRRRRALRYLADQIGLALDRLRARAEIESKTRQLEEARAALQRIDEAKSDLISIVSHELRTPLTAIKAYTETLLDNADASTFPLHKRFLGIIDEECDRLARMVNDVLDLSRMDSGRRRLNTVPVSLARLIEEVAPTVEPGLRQRGLRLQLSIEPALPTIEADPDLLKQVLVNLIHNAVKFSREGGAVTVSAFGQGDRIRIGVEDQGPGIAQDQIARVFDRFYRVEPEGGERVAGTGLGLAIVKRVVQLHGGAVTVESEVGHGSRFVVDLPREQQGFRALIQSLTPLFEQPDLRHLLQVSVEMIAEVMDAGIVSVLFFSEDGSEMAIHAAHGLDADTVARTRVRAGDSIAGWVARTSENLLVEDIETDRRFRKMNHPQYETKSLLCVPLRLAGETVGVVNVNNKRNGLEFDADDLGLLVAVVKRVAAAVDRVRGDASPETLEATLRTVRAILRARRTHLLPGSRRAFKLAVELGRRVGLSAEDAEVLGYVARVHDVGMLEIDDGLLLSARRWSPEERRDVEGHPQAGVQMLRSIELTSKVNEIILGHHEHWDGHGYPRGLAGDQIPLAARVLAVVDAWESMTAGRPYREPVAEAEAMAELRRCGGTQFDPRVVEEFVRLLAEEAAPESKGRASAVRGEPASWRPDALR, encoded by the coding sequence ATGATCTCCGAAGGGGGCCAGGGACGCGGCCGCCTCCTCGGCAGCCTCGCGAGCCTCGCCTTCGCGGCGCAGTCCGCGTTCGACGCGCGCGGATTGGTGAACGCCCTCGCCCAGCACGTCCTCGAGATCGCGGGCGCGGACGGCTTCGCGCTCTTCCTCCTGGATTACGAGACCGGCGAGATGAAGGGGGACGCGTTCGAGCGTGGCGAGCGGGCCCCCGTCGGGCACGCCCGCTACGCGCCGCGATCGAACGCGTTCCTCGAGCGGGTGCTCCGGCGCGAGGCCCTGGTCGTGGAAACGCCGGCGGCCGCGACCGCGCCCGGAAGCGCGATCCCCTGGCGCGACGGCTCCTTCGAGAGCGTCCTCGGCGTGCCGGTCGTGGTCGGGACGGCGCTCCTCGGCGTGGCGGTGCTCGGGTTCCGCCGCGGCGTCACGCTGACCGACCGCCGGCGCCGGGCGCTGCGCTACCTGGCCGATCAGATCGGGCTGGCCCTCGACCGGCTGCGCGCGCGCGCCGAGATCGAGTCCAAGACCCGCCAGCTGGAAGAGGCGCGCGCGGCGCTGCAGCGCATCGACGAGGCCAAGTCGGACCTGATCTCGATCGTGAGCCACGAGCTCCGCACGCCGCTCACCGCGATCAAGGCCTACACCGAGACCCTGCTGGACAACGCCGACGCTTCGACCTTCCCGCTCCACAAGCGCTTCCTGGGCATCATCGACGAGGAGTGCGACCGCCTGGCCCGCATGGTGAACGACGTGCTGGACTTGAGCCGCATGGACTCGGGGCGGCGCCGCTTGAACACGGTCCCGGTCTCGCTCGCCAGGCTGATCGAGGAGGTCGCGCCCACCGTCGAGCCGGGGCTCCGCCAGCGCGGCCTGCGCCTCCAGCTCTCGATCGAGCCGGCGCTCCCCACGATCGAGGCCGATCCCGACCTCCTGAAGCAGGTGCTCGTGAACCTGATCCACAACGCGGTCAAGTTCTCGCGCGAAGGGGGCGCCGTCACCGTCTCCGCCTTCGGGCAGGGAGACCGGATCCGGATCGGCGTGGAGGACCAGGGGCCCGGCATCGCCCAGGACCAGATCGCGCGGGTCTTCGACCGCTTCTACCGCGTCGAGCCCGAGGGGGGCGAGCGCGTCGCCGGCACCGGTCTCGGCCTGGCCATCGTCAAGCGCGTCGTTCAGCTCCACGGCGGCGCCGTCACCGTGGAGAGCGAGGTCGGGCACGGAAGCCGCTTCGTCGTGGACCTGCCCCGCGAGCAGCAGGGGTTCCGCGCGCTCATCCAGTCGCTCACGCCGCTCTTCGAGCAGCCCGACCTGCGTCACCTGCTCCAGGTCTCCGTCGAGATGATCGCGGAGGTCATGGACGCCGGCATCGTCTCGGTCCTGTTCTTCAGCGAGGACGGATCCGAGATGGCGATCCACGCCGCCCACGGCCTCGACGCCGACACCGTCGCCCGCACCCGGGTGCGCGCGGGCGATTCGATCGCGGGCTGGGTCGCGCGGACCTCCGAGAACCTGCTCGTCGAGGACATCGAGACCGACCGCCGCTTCCGGAAGATGAACCACCCGCAGTACGAGACGAAATCGCTCCTCTGCGTGCCGCTTCGGCTGGCGGGGGAAACCGTCGGCGTCGTGAACGTGAACAACAAGCGGAACGGGCTGGAGTTCGACGCCGACGATCTCGGCCTTCTGGTGGCGGTCGTGAAGCGCGTGGCGGCGGCGGTGGACCGCGTTCGCGGGGACGCCTCGCCCGAGACCCTCGAGGCCACGCTCCGCACCGTGCGCGCCATCCTGCGCGCGCGGCGGACGCACCTCCTGCCCGGGAGCCGCCGCGCCTTCAAGCTGGCGGTGGAGCTCGGGCGGCGGGTGGGGCTCTCGGCCGAGGACGCCGAGGTGCTCGGGTACGTGGCGCGCGTGCACGACGTCGGCATGCTGGAGATCGACGACGGGCTCCTGCTCTCGGCGCGGCGCTGGTCGCCGGAGGAGCGGCGCGACGTCGAGGGGCACCCGCAGGCCGGCGTCCAGATGCTCCGGTCGATCGAGCTCACCTCCAAGGTGAACGAGATCATCCTGGGGCACCACGAGCACTGGGACGGTCACGGCTACCCGCGCGGGCTGGCCGGCGACCAGATCCCGCTCGCCGCGCGCGTCCTCGCCGTGGTGGACGCCTGGGAGTCGATGACGGCGGGCCGGCCCTACCGCGAGCCGGTCGCC
- a CDS encoding response regulator, translated as MTEPTPAETGRILVIEDEPRLRFILERQLREAKDARYEVRTAEDGVKGLAEVMREPPELILLDVMMPGMDGFEVCRRLKSNPLTSRIPIIFLTAKSTVDDRLRGLELYADDYLTKPWEQQELLFRVRNQLKTRRAQLSSNALTGLPGNVLIETELTRRIGAGEKFAFLHLDLDAFKAFNDYYGYARGDALIRFTAALLQEQVRRHGGEGDFVGHIGGDDFVIITVPLRARAIAEAVKADFDARVPEQYDPADRERRSITVLSSRQGGWRDFDILSITILGVMNVGVEIQHSAQVSDRAKDLKKVGKAVKGSVIVFDRRSDGSPAVPAAPDPPTDASRGGSTP; from the coding sequence GTGACGGAGCCGACGCCGGCAGAGACCGGCCGCATCCTGGTCATCGAAGACGAGCCGCGCCTGCGCTTCATCCTCGAGCGCCAGCTTCGCGAAGCCAAGGACGCGCGCTATGAAGTGCGCACGGCCGAGGACGGTGTGAAGGGGCTGGCGGAGGTGATGCGCGAGCCTCCGGAACTGATCCTGCTCGACGTGATGATGCCGGGCATGGATGGGTTCGAGGTGTGCCGCCGCCTCAAGTCCAACCCCCTCACCAGCCGCATTCCGATCATCTTCCTCACGGCGAAATCCACCGTGGACGACCGGCTGCGCGGCCTGGAGCTCTATGCCGACGACTACCTGACCAAGCCGTGGGAGCAGCAGGAGCTCCTCTTCCGCGTGCGCAACCAGCTGAAGACCCGCCGCGCGCAGCTCTCGTCGAACGCGCTGACGGGGCTTCCGGGCAATGTGCTGATCGAGACCGAGCTCACTCGCCGGATCGGCGCCGGCGAGAAGTTCGCCTTCCTGCACCTCGACCTCGACGCCTTCAAGGCGTTCAACGACTACTACGGCTACGCCCGCGGCGACGCGCTGATCCGCTTCACCGCGGCCCTGCTTCAAGAGCAGGTCCGCCGACACGGCGGCGAGGGCGACTTCGTGGGGCACATCGGCGGCGACGATTTCGTGATCATCACCGTGCCCCTTCGGGCGCGCGCGATCGCCGAGGCGGTCAAGGCCGACTTCGACGCCCGCGTGCCGGAGCAGTACGATCCGGCGGATCGCGAGCGGCGGTCGATCACCGTCCTCTCCAGCCGCCAGGGCGGCTGGCGCGACTTCGACATCCTCTCGATCACGATCCTCGGCGTCATGAACGTCGGGGTCGAGATCCAGCACAGCGCGCAGGTGAGCGACCGCGCGAAGGATCTGAAAAAGGTCGGCAAGGCGGTCAAGGGGAGCGTGATCGTCTTCGATCGCCGGAGCGACGGCTCTCCCGCGGTTCCCGCCGCGCCCGACCCTCCCACCGACGCATCGCGCGGGGGCAGTACGCCATGA